A segment of the Streptomyces sp. NBC_00178 genome:
CTCACGCTCACGCGCTGCCGCACGGTGCTGCCACGCGGGGGAGGGCCGTGCGCGTCCTCACCCTGGCCCTCCCGCAACGACGACTGCGCACCTGCGCGAGGCAGGCGCTGCGTGGCCGTGGTGAGTTGGCAAGCCCTCGCGCACCGTCACCGTTTTCCCTACACCTGTCCCTATCGTTGTCCCTACACTCTCCCCTACAGTGATCATCGTCGCCCGGCTTGGTCTTTGCGCAGGTGGAGGGCCCTTTCGAGGCTTGCCCACCGCCTCGAGAACCCTTAAACCGCTAGAGAATGACGCGGTGAAGGGTTCTGACGGGGGTCGCGGCGGCGCGGGCCGCGGGGCTGCCGCCCCGGCCCGGCAACGCATGTGGCACCAGGGGGTGCCGGGTGGAGAGGACGAGGCGGAGCAAGGCGTGGGGAAGAGTGCGTGGCCGTACCGGTCGACGGCGAAGGCGCGGGGCCTGGTGCTGCTCGCGTTGGGCATCGTGAAGGTGGCGACGGCTGAGCAGTTGCGGCAGTTGGTGTTGCCGGGCACGGCGGATGTGCAGACGGTCCGCAACGCGTGCAAGGACCTGCGCTGGGTCGGCCTGGTCGAGTCGGTGGGCCGCACGTCGCACCTGTCGGCGGCGGGGCGGCCGGTGTGGCGGGACCTGTGGAACCTGACCACAGCGGGCCTCGCGTCGGCCGCGTCGGAGGTGGGGCGTCCGGTGAAGGAGATGGGCGGCACGGCCCGGGCCGCGGCGAAGGCCGGCGCCCCGCACGCCCTCGCCGTCACGGACACGATCGACGCGTTCCGCCAGTCCCCGCCCCTGCCCACGAAACCCGTCGCCCGCCGCACAGCCACCACCACCGTCCCGGAGCAGGTACGCCCGCTGGCGACACGTCCGCCGGGCCTGGGGCATCTGCGCGGGTGGGAGACCGAGGTGGCGTTGCCGGTGTCGGGCACGTTCACCACCCCGGCCCGGGGCAGCCTGCGCGCCGACGCGGTGCTGAGTGCCCCGGAGGATGGGGTGCCGGTGATGTTCGTGGAGGTCGACAACCACACTGAACCCGCGGCTGTCGTCGCGAGGAAGGTCGAGAACTACCGCCGGTTCTTCGAGCGCAC
Coding sequences within it:
- a CDS encoding replication-relaxation family protein — its product is MGKSAWPYRSTAKARGLVLLALGIVKVATAEQLRQLVLPGTADVQTVRNACKDLRWVGLVESVGRTSHLSAAGRPVWRDLWNLTTAGLASAASEVGRPVKEMGGTARAAAKAGAPHALAVTDTIDAFRQSPPLPTKPVARRTATTTVPEQVRPLATRPPGLGHLRGWETEVALPVSGTFTTPARGSLRADAVLSAPEDGVPVMFVEVDNHTEPAAVVARKVENYRRFFERTVKDHQGVDVPFWSTRWDDSPRDGYPPLAFVFAKNVSPDTAMTRMQAIHDLSTPCWQGHWRSGSSYDRASRDGYRDYARTIPVLATTLTRLQQHGPHGRVWWRFGHPALDALGHPVFESLEQALDNPEDHRAYGVREEQRRIEHQAQVERERLEEEEAKRRREAAAWPCPTCGRKVRPDDGWDPRPTGGDCSVCTSIKRREQEDAAARAAEEAEEREEARRNGLFGFLR